Proteins co-encoded in one Leptospira stimsonii genomic window:
- a CDS encoding NADH-quinone oxidoreductase subunit M — MDFPPFILSIFLFLPLIGVPFLFLSNKVYWLRFISGTFTLVPFLILVGLYFKYDPENASLQFVDRIRDVVVSGNLRIDYHVGMDGFSLLLCGMSSMLFFLSTLATWSSITSRIREFYIYLMIVEMSVHGVFLSGNLVQFYIFWEAMVSPMVLMVGIWGEDQRVKAAIKYLIFSFTGSVLMLAGILILYFKTGTIVIEDLSTGLLPEIPKNIRLFMFFAFVLAFAIKVPLFPVHTWMPDVHSQAPTVGSVDLSGILLKIGLYGFIRLAIPLFPEEMLEYRELLGGLAIAGILYGAIIAMAQENSKRVVAFSSLSHMSFCMLGILSFTEEGMAGGMLQMINHGFTAGMLFFMLGMLHERIGNNDIAKAGGLSKLLPVFSVFFAIGIFSSLGVPGTNSFIGEFLIILGSIKANVVYGALAATGVVFAAGYLLLFAKRMIFGEPTKNLTEHHDLNLKEWAILVPTVVMIFWIGIYPKPFLRVLEPSVRVALNSASAKVIQDRSLKEKDLSDKPFERKYTSYKSLGVDPVRYEERLKGYQSKFALPESIRKGKETSPEGDEEAVQ; from the coding sequence ATACGATCCGGAAAACGCTTCGCTTCAATTCGTGGATCGTATTCGGGACGTAGTCGTTTCCGGAAATTTAAGAATCGACTATCACGTCGGAATGGACGGCTTCAGTCTTCTGCTCTGCGGAATGTCTTCCATGTTGTTCTTTCTTTCCACACTCGCAACTTGGTCGAGCATCACTTCCAGAATCCGAGAATTTTACATTTATCTAATGATCGTCGAGATGAGTGTACACGGAGTTTTTCTATCCGGAAACCTCGTTCAGTTCTATATCTTTTGGGAAGCGATGGTTTCTCCGATGGTATTGATGGTCGGAATTTGGGGAGAAGACCAGAGGGTAAAAGCCGCGATCAAATATCTGATCTTCTCCTTTACCGGCTCGGTCCTGATGCTTGCAGGAATTCTAATCTTATATTTTAAAACGGGAACGATCGTGATCGAAGATCTGTCCACCGGGCTTTTGCCGGAGATTCCGAAAAACATCCGTTTGTTTATGTTCTTCGCGTTCGTCCTTGCGTTTGCGATCAAGGTTCCTTTGTTTCCGGTTCACACTTGGATGCCCGATGTTCACTCACAGGCGCCTACGGTCGGTTCGGTGGACCTTTCCGGAATTTTATTAAAGATCGGACTCTACGGATTTATTCGCTTAGCAATTCCGTTGTTTCCCGAAGAAATGTTGGAATACCGAGAGCTCTTAGGGGGGCTCGCGATCGCAGGAATTCTTTACGGAGCGATCATTGCGATGGCGCAGGAGAATTCCAAACGAGTCGTCGCGTTTTCTTCCCTTTCCCACATGAGTTTTTGTATGCTCGGTATCTTGAGTTTTACGGAAGAGGGAATGGCAGGTGGGATGCTTCAAATGATCAACCACGGATTCACCGCAGGGATGCTTTTCTTTATGTTAGGAATGTTGCATGAAAGAATCGGAAACAACGATATCGCGAAGGCCGGGGGATTGTCCAAACTTCTTCCGGTCTTTTCCGTATTCTTTGCGATCGGAATTTTTTCTTCCCTCGGAGTTCCCGGCACAAACAGCTTTATCGGAGAATTTTTGATCATCCTCGGAAGTATCAAAGCCAATGTCGTCTACGGCGCGTTAGCCGCAACGGGTGTGGTTTTTGCCGCCGGGTATCTTCTCCTTTTTGCGAAGAGAATGATCTTTGGGGAGCCTACGAAGAATCTAACGGAACACCATGATCTCAATTTGAAAGAATGGGCGATTCTCGTTCCTACCGTTGTCATGATTTTTTGGATCGGAATTTATCCGAAACCTTTCTTGAGAGTTTTGGAACCTTCCGTAAGAGTTGCGTTAAACTCCGCTTCGGCGAAAGTAATACAAGATCGTTCTTTAAAGGAAAAAGACCTGAGCGATAAACCGTTTGAAAGAAAATACACTTCTTATAAATCTTTGGGAGTCGATCCGGTTCGTTACGAAGAACGTCTGAAAGGATACCAAAGCAAATTCGCGCTTCCCGAATCGATTCGAAAGGGTAAAGAGACTTCTCCAGAAGGAGACGAGGAGGCGGTGCAATGA
- a CDS encoding NADH-quinone oxidoreductase subunit N, which yields MNLIPNILDLFSILPAVILAGGGVFLICLSVLFKTKEFLIVRYTSGLILLIALASVFYTSFRFPGNGVYFGGQIENTVITFWLNLIYLSMAIGTAAIVPRILKNHKVEFPEFYPLLLFATCGMMLMTSGQDFILVFVALELMSICLYILIGMARSDLFSLEATLKYFLLGSFSSGFMLMGIAFLFGGSGSTNITLALKPLVVAGYQGNFAKIGLVLFLTGVAFKIALFPYHAWTPDAYEGALTPVTGYMATASKSASIGLLLILYTKLPMPFTETTWAWLPGILALCSMVYGNLLALKQENLKRMLAYSSIAHAGYVVAGIAAGVHEEALFYLIVYSFVSLGAFAILAYLEEGTRQVTFFSVQSLSGAKPLTAIAINIFFMSLAGVPPFGGFWAKLFLFQKLAESDTLMNRILLIGGVTNSALALYYYLRIGIATFMSSDEGEVTRNHSAPFSIGVTAVVVVCFFMVALGWFLFVPGKLLAIGALQYLSGY from the coding sequence ATGAATCTAATACCAAACATCCTCGACCTATTTTCCATTCTTCCCGCAGTGATCCTGGCAGGCGGTGGAGTATTTCTGATCTGCCTGAGCGTTCTTTTTAAGACAAAGGAATTTTTGATCGTAAGATACACATCCGGATTGATTCTTCTCATCGCTCTTGCGAGCGTGTTTTACACTTCGTTTCGATTTCCGGGAAACGGAGTCTACTTCGGTGGGCAGATTGAAAATACAGTCATCACATTTTGGTTGAATTTAATCTACTTATCGATGGCGATCGGAACCGCGGCGATCGTCCCAAGAATATTAAAAAATCATAAAGTAGAATTTCCCGAATTCTATCCTTTGCTTTTGTTCGCGACTTGTGGAATGATGCTGATGACTTCCGGACAGGACTTTATCCTCGTTTTCGTCGCCTTGGAATTGATGAGCATCTGTCTTTATATTCTTATAGGAATGGCGAGGAGCGATCTTTTCTCTCTGGAAGCGACTCTCAAGTATTTTCTTTTAGGAAGTTTTTCATCCGGATTTATGCTGATGGGAATCGCCTTTCTTTTCGGAGGAAGCGGCTCTACAAACATAACCCTTGCATTAAAACCCTTGGTCGTCGCAGGATATCAAGGGAACTTTGCAAAGATCGGTCTCGTTTTGTTTTTGACCGGAGTCGCGTTTAAGATCGCGCTTTTTCCTTATCACGCATGGACTCCCGATGCCTACGAAGGAGCATTGACACCGGTCACCGGATACATGGCGACCGCGTCTAAGTCCGCTTCCATCGGACTTCTTTTGATTCTTTATACCAAGCTACCGATGCCTTTCACGGAAACGACCTGGGCTTGGTTACCGGGAATTCTTGCGTTATGCTCCATGGTTTACGGAAACTTACTCGCATTAAAACAGGAAAATCTAAAACGAATGCTCGCGTATTCTTCCATTGCGCACGCGGGATATGTCGTCGCGGGAATCGCAGCGGGAGTCCACGAAGAAGCGTTGTTCTACTTGATCGTCTATTCTTTCGTTAGCTTAGGAGCCTTTGCGATTCTTGCTTATCTCGAAGAAGGTACGAGACAGGTTACTTTCTTTTCGGTTCAATCTCTTTCCGGAGCAAAGCCGCTCACTGCGATTGCGATCAACATTTTCTTTATGTCTTTGGCGGGTGTTCCACCATTCGGAGGATTTTGGGCGAAACTATTTCTCTTTCAAAAACTCGCGGAATCGGACACGTTGATGAATCGAATTTTACTGATCGGGGGAGTAACGAACTCGGCTCTTGCGCTCTATTACTATCTCCGCATCGGTATCGCGACTTTTATGAGTAGCGACGAAGGTGAAGTAACAAGAAATCATTCGGCGCCCTTTAGCATCGGAGTAACCGCGGTCGTAGTCGTTTGTTTTTTTATGGTCGCGCTGGGCTGGTTTTTGTTCGTTCCGGGAAAACTGCTGGCGATCGGTGCGCTTCAGTATCTTAGCGGTTATTGA
- a CDS encoding tetratricopeptide repeat protein: MDLQNRFMKFVKRNANKLPNRRKTETFFALICLWILVQSLSSTPDSDFVPVAGYKNNAESMRLRKLAGDFRRVEVRFFLKGFDRSESVRIKKATLNTLREDSYFIWNEGAEEKGIQSEIVQKGKNSKTFSKENLLMTIVLRRSKSDDGQKKILFRMDWLNRKTLVRANFHSEERFVDEDQRNIQKLLYTWKSEILPIQDVFFIENIDCVSNDAKTTAFLEIGCKNLLQKTGDSGSFKKYWEKAERSPLTGRDRESIQNNLAYYSVSLGDFKKAEECFSTADSLDDSESYRRHRDQLEAIREFRKKYRHYETKDSP; encoded by the coding sequence ATGGATCTTCAAAATCGATTTATGAAATTCGTAAAACGAAACGCGAACAAACTACCAAACCGCAGAAAAACAGAAACATTCTTCGCGTTGATCTGTCTTTGGATCCTAGTGCAGAGTCTTTCTTCAACACCCGATAGCGACTTTGTGCCCGTCGCAGGTTACAAAAACAACGCCGAGTCGATGCGTTTGCGCAAGCTTGCGGGCGACTTTCGAAGAGTAGAAGTTCGGTTTTTTCTCAAGGGATTCGATCGATCCGAATCTGTACGTATAAAAAAGGCAACGTTGAATACGCTTCGCGAGGATTCTTATTTTATCTGGAACGAAGGTGCCGAAGAGAAGGGGATTCAAAGCGAAATCGTTCAAAAAGGAAAGAATTCTAAAACGTTTTCGAAAGAGAACCTTCTGATGACAATCGTATTAAGACGTTCCAAGTCGGATGACGGACAAAAAAAGATCCTTTTTCGAATGGATTGGTTGAATCGAAAAACTCTGGTTCGGGCAAACTTTCACAGCGAAGAACGGTTCGTAGACGAAGACCAAAGAAATATTCAAAAACTATTATATACATGGAAGTCCGAGATTCTTCCCATTCAGGATGTATTTTTTATCGAAAACATCGATTGTGTTTCCAATGACGCGAAAACGACCGCGTTTTTGGAAATCGGCTGTAAAAATCTCCTTCAAAAAACGGGGGACTCGGGTTCTTTCAAGAAATATTGGGAGAAGGCGGAACGAAGTCCATTGACCGGACGCGATCGGGAATCGATTCAAAACAATCTAGCGTATTATTCTGTTTCGCTTGGAGACTTTAAAAAAGCGGAAGAGTGTTTTTCTACGGCCGACTCTTTGGACGATTCGGAGAGTTATCGTAGACATCGAGATCAATTAGAAGCCATCCGAGAGTTCCGAAAAAAATATCGTCATTACGAAACGAAAGATTCTCCCTAA
- a CDS encoding TIGR04452 family lipoprotein produces the protein MGIWKIQRIESSDTMMMFGKTKIGSFLFLLWILSHNHCAYLNINPSLVTGKEAKEIISDRLLVSQLVYILGLSENEPVRSASVAGLTLTIVIPDSMGIDEKKMYQKDAVDECADRIFLVSIVSTALSTFVCDATDPPISIPVISKKL, from the coding sequence ATGGGAATTTGGAAAATTCAAAGAATCGAATCGTCTGATACGATGATGATGTTCGGAAAAACAAAAATCGGTTCTTTTCTTTTTCTACTCTGGATTCTTTCCCATAATCACTGCGCGTATCTCAATATAAATCCGAGTCTTGTCACGGGAAAGGAAGCGAAGGAAATCATTTCGGATCGACTTCTTGTCAGCCAACTTGTTTATATCCTTGGTCTTTCCGAAAACGAGCCGGTTCGTTCGGCTTCCGTGGCGGGTCTAACTCTCACGATTGTAATCCCCGACTCTATGGGAATCGACGAAAAGAAAATGTATCAGAAGGATGCCGTAGACGAATGCGCGGATCGGATTTTCCTGGTTTCGATCGTCTCCACGGCTCTTTCCACATTTGTTTGTGACGCGACCGACCCGCCCATAAGCATTCCGGTCATCAGCAAGAAATTGTAA
- the rsx gene encoding LIMLP_03685 family anti-sigma factor — MDNDKNSGRRTRMQKAIANEMTRSELSEFLSDEKSKKEFFTLMKLKHKIGSIEDVSKKQNVSEFFPKKKNFDIKIGLLAAASLFLISSFAVYFRFFSEIKQEFEIVRSVVTGVCKIENEKQTLKINSGNDSFCDLKIEGELGLILRVFPNTEFAVSKGDETFSLQLNSGIVIFSTHKKNPSTKVRATVHKIQSELLGTILTLISDKSSGRYQILVLEGGVRVKIGLSENRKSYDALAGYSVLEAENSQELTMDSELKIIKTETKDQTKYSELSEHSKRLLNEKDSKHDPETIEYLKKKIQVDSASSDPVYKITLKNRKSYVGTVEENENSYILTDREGNRVEIEKKDIIELELVP; from the coding sequence ATGGATAACGATAAAAATTCCGGCCGAAGAACGCGCATGCAAAAAGCCATAGCCAACGAAATGACAAGATCCGAACTTTCCGAATTCTTATCGGACGAAAAATCCAAAAAAGAATTTTTCACTCTTATGAAACTCAAACACAAGATCGGATCGATCGAAGACGTTTCTAAAAAACAAAATGTATCGGAATTCTTTCCTAAAAAAAAGAATTTCGATATTAAAATCGGCCTCTTAGCCGCGGCTTCTCTGTTTTTGATATCTTCCTTTGCCGTTTACTTTCGCTTTTTTAGCGAGATCAAACAGGAATTTGAAATCGTAAGATCGGTAGTCACAGGGGTTTGCAAAATCGAAAATGAAAAACAAACCTTGAAAATCAATTCCGGAAACGATTCTTTTTGCGATCTCAAGATCGAAGGAGAATTGGGTCTGATTTTGAGAGTATTTCCGAATACCGAGTTTGCGGTTTCTAAAGGTGACGAAACATTCTCTCTCCAACTAAATTCTGGAATCGTAATATTCTCGACTCACAAAAAGAATCCTTCCACGAAAGTTCGTGCGACGGTTCACAAAATTCAGTCGGAGCTATTGGGCACGATACTTACCCTGATTTCCGATAAGAGTTCGGGACGGTATCAAATCCTTGTCTTAGAAGGCGGAGTGCGAGTAAAAATAGGACTTTCCGAAAATCGCAAAAGTTACGATGCCTTAGCAGGCTATTCCGTCTTGGAGGCGGAAAATTCCCAAGAATTAACGATGGATTCGGAGTTAAAGATAATCAAAACGGAAACTAAGGATCAGACAAAATATTCGGAGCTTTCCGAGCACTCCAAACGATTGTTAAACGAAAAGGATTCGAAACACGATCCTGAAACCATTGAATATCTCAAAAAGAAAATTCAGGTGGATTCAGCTTCCTCCGATCCGGTTTATAAGATCACTTTGAAAAATAGGAAATCCTACGTTGGAACCGTGGAAGAAAATGAAAATTCCTATATCCTAACCGACAGGGAAGGAAACCGAGTGGAAATCGAGAAAAAAGACATCATCGAATTGGAATTGGTTCCCTAA
- a CDS encoding RNA polymerase sigma factor encodes MSENSEVRTFDFDGLYSRNYEKIFRFLMSKGASREEAEEICQETFIKVLHHWEDFDSSKGNESAWMITIAKNQFYDLIRKKNSTQNKEIGNSQKFIESIAQDERKNEDESFQLDLLKESVENLPALEKNIIQLRYIKKHTIKETAELLGISVRTVNRKTYASLTVLRMRLQRSDFGLEI; translated from the coding sequence ATGAGTGAAAACTCCGAAGTTAGAACATTCGATTTTGACGGTTTGTATTCGAGAAATTACGAGAAGATTTTTCGATTTCTGATGAGCAAAGGCGCTTCTCGGGAAGAGGCGGAAGAGATCTGTCAGGAAACCTTCATCAAAGTGCTCCATCATTGGGAAGATTTTGATTCTTCCAAAGGAAACGAGAGTGCTTGGATGATAACGATCGCAAAAAATCAATTCTATGATCTGATACGAAAGAAAAATTCGACTCAGAACAAGGAAATCGGAAATTCCCAAAAATTTATCGAGTCGATCGCTCAAGACGAGAGAAAAAATGAGGATGAATCTTTTCAACTGGATCTATTAAAAGAAAGCGTGGAAAATCTTCCGGCATTGGAAAAGAATATCATTCAGCTTCGTTATATTAAAAAACATACGATCAAGGAAACGGCGGAATTACTTGGAATTTCGGTGAGAACGGTAAATAGGAAAACATACGCTTCATTGACCGTATTGCGTATGAGATTGCAGAGATCTGATTTCGGTTTGGAAATTTAG
- a CDS encoding LA_0442/LA_0875 N-terminal domain-containing protein produces MKEVVACLDIRVDFSKTLSFSVSTMRTFTRFCLVLIFSLFFCLDLNAKSVLLKNGRRIENVKIKPVADGFEMSHPNGKIERIPLSKVLKIFLSDDVPKSARIPEPNSKTEIANKDASPTNDLSETKPKKSGVAVFSEGLLPGWSRMARSDSYSVKGLGFFFIFAEIALAYKTYQITQAPSSVSDFSNPIALPSVLVALSQKDANALIIGYANVISSSGNLVKTSDGRIMQKEQYEKDKESYMSAFLFVLLMDAILGYSLEDRIVVPKLNVSLQSKEISAGVTIRF; encoded by the coding sequence TTGAAAGAAGTAGTGGCCTGCCTTGATATCCGAGTTGACTTTTCTAAAACATTGAGTTTTTCTGTTTCGACAATGCGAACCTTCACTCGCTTTTGCCTGGTTCTGATTTTTAGTTTATTTTTTTGTCTCGATCTGAATGCCAAGTCGGTGCTCTTAAAGAATGGCAGAAGAATCGAAAACGTAAAAATTAAACCAGTAGCGGACGGTTTCGAAATGTCTCATCCGAACGGCAAAATTGAAAGGATTCCTCTTTCAAAGGTTCTGAAAATATTCCTTTCCGATGATGTTCCCAAATCGGCTCGAATTCCTGAACCAAATTCAAAAACAGAAATCGCTAACAAAGATGCTTCCCCCACTAACGATCTATCGGAAACAAAGCCGAAAAAATCCGGTGTCGCCGTTTTCTCCGAAGGACTGCTACCGGGTTGGTCTCGGATGGCTCGGTCCGATTCTTATTCCGTCAAAGGTTTGGGATTCTTTTTTATATTCGCAGAAATCGCTCTTGCTTATAAAACCTATCAAATCACGCAAGCGCCGAGTTCTGTTTCAGATTTTTCTAACCCTATAGCGTTGCCATCTGTACTCGTCGCTCTGTCACAAAAGGACGCGAACGCATTAATTATCGGTTATGCGAATGTTATTAGTTCTTCCGGTAACTTGGTAAAAACTTCGGACGGAAGAATTATGCAGAAAGAACAGTATGAGAAAGATAAGGAATCCTATATGTCCGCTTTTCTCTTTGTTTTACTGATGGACGCTATTCTTGGTTATAGCCTAGAAGATCGGATCGTTGTTCCCAAGTTAAACGTTTCCTTACAAAGTAAAGAGATATCCGCTGGCGTAACGATTCGATTTTAA
- the srp gene encoding sigma factor SigX-regulated lipoprotein has product MLIKNISLVLVFSVFFAQCNGKGNDSSNAQTLMLLAAITPKNPGVSGLYASLKLNTSCNGGQGNYSNGIVSPYLAINQTQNCPRGGKVEASGDISVNVAGATTTVQFNGVKAVYSSCSFIAPLVEGPENSSATVLLEGELFQDFSTSQTIDASSVPSLTKATFNGTQRLRSSNYKVNGYLFPTFDVTFTVSNGKIALENFNDLDNAYISVEEVLHASGTIGDEKIDKDFPFKSRYKFK; this is encoded by the coding sequence ATGCTTATAAAAAATATTTCTTTGGTTTTGGTATTCTCGGTTTTCTTCGCACAATGTAACGGGAAGGGAAACGACTCTTCTAACGCACAAACATTGATGCTTCTTGCCGCTATCACCCCTAAAAATCCCGGCGTCAGCGGTTTGTATGCTTCTCTAAAATTAAACACTTCCTGTAACGGAGGGCAGGGAAACTATTCAAACGGGATTGTATCTCCATATCTAGCTATCAACCAAACTCAAAATTGTCCGAGGGGTGGGAAAGTGGAAGCTTCCGGTGACATTTCAGTCAATGTAGCGGGGGCAACCACAACCGTTCAGTTCAACGGAGTGAAGGCTGTCTATTCTTCCTGCTCCTTTATAGCTCCCCTCGTCGAAGGTCCGGAAAATTCTTCGGCGACCGTTTTGTTAGAAGGTGAACTTTTTCAAGACTTCTCTACCTCCCAAACGATAGACGCTTCTTCAGTTCCTTCTCTAACAAAAGCAACTTTCAACGGAACGCAAAGACTTCGTTCCAGTAATTATAAGGTGAACGGATATCTTTTTCCGACGTTTGATGTTACTTTCACCGTGAGTAACGGAAAAATCGCATTAGAAAATTTCAACGATCTCGATAACGCTTATATTTCAGTTGAAGAAGTTTTACACGCGAGTGGAACCATCGGCGACGAAAAGATCGATAAGGACTTCCCCTTTAAGTCAAGATACAAATTTAAGTGA
- a CDS encoding LA_0442/LA_0875 N-terminal domain-containing protein → MNFYKVVVCSFVFVISFCVELDAKSVLLKSGRKIENVKIKPVSDGFEIFHLNGRMEKIALSEVVKIFISDDVPKKVRSKSQSISSAKEIPVGVETKEILVMETTPKQKSGVAVFSEGLIPGWSRMVRSDSYSVKGLGFLFIFAELYLAKQIYHYTKAPGPVSDPGHPSFSQPVLVAIALRDLNLTNIALLNNVYSDSKKVRLEDGQVMQKGRYVQEREAYVSAFVLVLLLDAFLGYRFEDWSFVPNVNVSVQNRDISAGITIRF, encoded by the coding sequence TTGAATTTTTATAAAGTTGTCGTTTGCTCCTTTGTTTTTGTGATTTCGTTTTGTGTCGAATTGGATGCAAAATCTGTTCTTTTAAAAAGTGGAAGAAAGATCGAAAACGTAAAGATAAAGCCGGTTTCGGATGGTTTTGAGATCTTTCATTTGAATGGGAGAATGGAAAAGATTGCCCTTTCCGAAGTTGTGAAAATATTTATTTCCGACGACGTTCCAAAAAAAGTTCGCAGTAAATCACAAAGTATTTCTTCCGCAAAAGAGATCCCCGTAGGCGTAGAAACAAAGGAGATTCTCGTTATGGAAACGACTCCGAAACAAAAATCCGGTGTCGCCGTTTTTTCCGAAGGATTGATTCCGGGTTGGTCTCGGATGGTTCGTTCCGATTCTTATTCAGTCAAAGGTTTGGGATTCCTGTTTATCTTCGCGGAACTCTATCTCGCAAAACAAATATACCATTATACGAAAGCTCCCGGACCAGTTTCCGATCCTGGCCATCCGAGTTTTTCGCAACCGGTGTTGGTTGCAATCGCTCTGCGAGATTTGAACCTTACGAATATTGCCCTTCTCAATAACGTATATTCCGATTCGAAGAAAGTAAGGCTGGAGGATGGACAGGTGATGCAGAAGGGACGTTATGTTCAAGAGAGAGAAGCGTATGTTTCCGCCTTTGTCCTTGTCTTATTGTTGGATGCTTTTTTGGGTTATCGGTTTGAAGATTGGTCGTTTGTTCCCAATGTCAACGTTTCGGTGCAGAATAGGGACATTTCAGCGGGAATCACGATTCGATTTTAA
- the srp gene encoding sigma factor SigX-regulated lipoprotein: MLIKKISVALLLALFLTQCDGKGNHSSNDQNLLLLAAITPKDPGISGLFASINAMRAGGGGGGGAGAYSNAGISPLAQISQSQPCPKGGNFSIDGDLNASVVGTDTRLQFTATKFTYANCSVYAPKIDNATDQSSSQVTLDGEIVEDIDMTQSAFVRTGNDVTFTTSGTSRLRSSNYKVNGYLFPTFDVTFTYNNTKYTFENAIDLDNAYVVIEETVHASGTIGTETVNSDYSYKVRYKFR; this comes from the coding sequence ATGCTTATAAAAAAAATTTCGGTGGCGCTCCTGCTTGCGCTTTTCTTAACACAGTGCGACGGCAAAGGAAATCATTCTTCGAATGATCAAAACTTACTTCTTCTTGCCGCGATCACTCCAAAGGATCCAGGAATTTCCGGATTGTTTGCATCCATCAATGCTATGAGGGCTGGTGGAGGAGGAGGTGGAGGTGCAGGAGCCTATTCCAATGCGGGTATTTCTCCGCTCGCGCAAATTAGCCAGAGTCAGCCTTGTCCGAAGGGAGGAAATTTTTCGATTGATGGGGATCTGAATGCTTCAGTAGTCGGTACAGATACTCGCTTACAATTCACAGCTACGAAATTCACATACGCGAATTGTTCGGTCTACGCTCCAAAGATTGATAATGCAACGGATCAGTCTTCTTCACAAGTTACTTTAGACGGAGAAATTGTAGAAGATATCGATATGACGCAGAGTGCATTCGTTCGCACCGGCAATGATGTCACTTTTACGACCAGCGGAACTTCAAGGCTACGTTCAAGTAACTATAAAGTAAATGGATATCTCTTCCCAACATTTGATGTTACTTTTACGTATAACAATACGAAATACACTTTTGAAAATGCAATCGATCTTGATAACGCATATGTCGTAATCGAAGAAACCGTTCATGCGTCGGGAACGATTGGAACCGAAACCGTGAATTCGGATTACAGTTACAAAGTTAGATACAAATTTCGTTAA
- the srp gene encoding sigma factor SigX-regulated lipoprotein has protein sequence MNRKIIILSLMVLALLSNCGDKNNDDSKNNALLLLALENQKKPGISGLYASLMASRNGNNGGAGNYSNGSVSPFSVITQSQPCPKSGSVTLSGDVTQANNGNQFSVQYNDIKFTYVACALMAPQIDSSNGGSSEMLIEGEIKQNGNTTITLDPSATQSLMKYSEDSVTTLTSDSYTVNGYLYPKFEITFTTNGSKTTIENADDMDKAVITREETVRVTGSIGNEKVDTTYSYKSQFKLK, from the coding sequence ATGAATCGAAAGATTATAATTCTATCTCTGATGGTTCTTGCCCTATTGTCGAATTGCGGTGATAAGAATAACGATGATTCCAAAAATAACGCACTTCTACTGTTGGCTTTGGAAAATCAAAAAAAACCGGGAATCTCCGGTCTCTACGCTTCTTTGATGGCGTCGCGTAACGGTAATAACGGAGGAGCCGGTAATTATTCCAACGGCAGTGTGTCTCCCTTTTCAGTGATCACTCAGTCACAACCTTGTCCAAAGAGCGGGAGCGTCACCCTGTCTGGCGATGTGACTCAAGCCAACAACGGAAATCAATTCTCCGTCCAATACAATGACATCAAATTCACGTATGTGGCTTGTGCTCTTATGGCTCCTCAAATCGACTCCTCGAACGGAGGTTCTTCGGAAATGCTCATCGAAGGCGAAATTAAGCAAAACGGAAATACGACGATAACGCTCGATCCTAGCGCAACCCAAAGTTTAATGAAATATTCCGAGGACAGCGTTACGACTCTGACTTCCGATTCTTACACGGTAAACGGATATCTCTATCCTAAATTCGAAATTACCTTCACTACAAACGGATCCAAGACGACGATCGAAAATGCCGATGATATGGATAAGGCCGTTATTACCAGAGAAGAGACGGTTCGTGTCACGGGATCGATCGGGAATGAAAAGGTTGATACTACCTATAGTTACAAGTCTCAATTTAAGTTAAAATAA